In Streptococcus dysgalactiae subsp. dysgalactiae, the following are encoded in one genomic region:
- a CDS encoding Asp23/Gls24 family envelope stress response protein gives METNQIKSTLTYDDKVIEKIVGHALENVGGLLAVTGGFFSNIKNNLVNSDSVTDGVSVEVGTKEVAVDLAIVVEYGKDIPAIVESIKAIVAQNVASMTHLKVIEVNVNVVDIRTKAEHEEASVTVQDRVTSAASSTSQFVSEQAGKLKDTVSNTVTSDEAAK, from the coding sequence ATGGAAACAAATCAGATTAAAAGTACGCTTACCTATGACGACAAAGTGATTGAAAAAATTGTAGGTCATGCCTTAGAAAATGTCGGCGGTTTGCTGGCTGTGACAGGTGGATTTTTCTCAAATATCAAAAATAATTTGGTGAATTCTGATTCTGTTACAGACGGTGTTTCGGTTGAGGTCGGAACTAAGGAAGTTGCCGTAGATCTCGCCATTGTCGTAGAATATGGCAAAGATATCCCAGCTATTGTTGAATCTATCAAAGCTATTGTTGCCCAAAACGTAGCTAGCATGACACATCTTAAGGTTATTGAAGTAAATGTGAATGTTGTTGATATTCGTACCAAAGCTGAACATGAGGAAGCTAGTGTTACCGTTCAAGATCGTGTGACTAGTGCCGCTTCATCGACCTCACAATTTGTATCAGAACAAGCTGGAAAACTAAAAGATACTGTTTCTAATACTGTTACTAGTGATGAAGCAGCTAAATAA
- a CDS encoding CsbD family protein has protein sequence MSDEKWNAKLDQAGGKLKEGLGKVSGDKSLETEGKVDQVAGKVKEVAADAKDSLKGLKKGLDDNK, from the coding sequence ATGTCAGATGAAAAATGGAATGCAAAATTGGACCAAGCTGGTGGTAAATTAAAAGAAGGTCTTGGTAAGGTTTCTGGAGATAAATCTTTGGAGACTGAGGGCAAGGTTGACCAGGTAGCTGGAAAAGTGAAAGAAGTCGCGGCAGATGCCAAAGATTCCTTAAAAGGGCTCAAGAAGGGTTTAGACGATAACAAATAG
- a CDS encoding Asp23/Gls24 family envelope stress response protein has translation MTETYIKNTTKDLAPSIRGELTYEDKVIEKIVGLALENVDGLLGVNGGFLANLKDKLVNTESVRDGVNVEVGKKQVAVDLDIVAEYQKHVPTIYDAIKAIVEKEVKKMTDLDVIEVNVKVVDIKTKAQFDAEKVSLQDKVTDMARSTSEFTSHQVENVKTSVGAGVEKLQDQQAEPRVQ, from the coding sequence ATGACTGAAACATATATTAAGAACACAACTAAAGATTTAGCACCGTCTATTCGTGGTGAATTGACTTATGAAGACAAAGTAATTGAAAAAATTGTCGGTTTGGCTCTTGAAAACGTTGATGGTTTACTAGGTGTTAACGGTGGCTTCTTAGCTAATTTAAAAGATAAATTGGTTAATACAGAATCTGTTCGTGACGGCGTGAATGTTGAAGTTGGTAAAAAACAAGTTGCCGTTGATTTGGATATTGTAGCAGAGTACCAAAAACATGTTCCAACTATTTATGATGCTATTAAAGCAATCGTTGAAAAAGAAGTTAAAAAAATGACAGATTTGGACGTTATTGAAGTTAACGTCAAGGTAGTTGACATTAAAACAAAAGCACAATTTGATGCTGAAAAAGTAAGTTTACAAGATAAAGTGACTGATATGGCACGTTCAACTTCTGAATTTACAAGTCACCAAGTTGAAAATGTGAAAACATCAGTTGGAGCAGGAGTTGAAAAACTTCAAGATCAACAAGCTGAACCACGTGTTCAGTAA
- a CDS encoding DUF2273 domain-containing protein, which produces MEFYERFKYPIIGGLVGLIIAILLMSFGLFKTLLAIIFILLGVYGGLYAKKTGIIDQFLGRK; this is translated from the coding sequence ATGGAATTTTATGAAAGATTCAAGTATCCCATTATTGGGGGGCTGGTAGGGTTAATCATTGCCATATTGCTCATGTCTTTTGGCCTATTTAAAACACTGCTAGCAATCATTTTTATTCTCTTAGGAGTATATGGCGGCCTGTATGCCAAGAAAACGGGAATCATCGATCAATTTCTTGGTCGTAAGTAA
- the amaP gene encoding alkaline shock response membrane anchor protein AmaP, which translates to MSKFLKITYSLIGLVLLSILGWVIGTTGDYISLPYSYRWLSWDIDRLPNFLDPALYYYYFWTAIVMFVLVLIILLAVVFYPRTYTEIQLRNKNGKLLLKKSAIEKYVATAIKVAGLMPNPNVNAKLYKRKFKIDVSGQLASRVGVTDQVNGIKEGIETGLKEFFGLDRPVNFRVYVKDIADSDRKRVARKRVE; encoded by the coding sequence ATGTCAAAATTTTTAAAAATAACATATAGTCTCATCGGCCTCGTCCTATTATCCATCCTCGGATGGGTAATAGGGACGACCGGAGATTATATTAGCTTACCTTATAGCTATCGCTGGTTAAGTTGGGACATTGATAGACTTCCCAATTTCCTAGATCCAGCTTTATACTATTATTATTTCTGGACGGCGATTGTGATGTTTGTGCTCGTCTTAATCATCCTTTTAGCCGTTGTTTTTTACCCTCGTACTTATACTGAAATTCAATTGCGTAACAAGAATGGAAAACTCTTGTTGAAAAAATCTGCTATTGAAAAGTATGTTGCAACTGCTATTAAAGTAGCGGGGCTCATGCCTAATCCTAACGTTAACGCTAAACTCTATAAGCGTAAATTTAAAATTGATGTTAGCGGGCAATTAGCGTCACGAGTAGGCGTAACTGACCAAGTTAACGGGATTAAAGAAGGTATTGAGACAGGTTTGAAAGAATTCTTTGGACTTGATCGCCCGGTTAATTTCAGGGTTTATGTGAAAGATATTGCTGATTCTGACCGCAAGCGTGTTGCAAGGAAACGTGTAGAATAG
- a CDS encoding GlsB/YeaQ/YmgE family stress response membrane protein — protein sequence MGLIWTLLVGALIGVIAGALTKRGGSMGWIANIAAGLIGSYVGQALLGTWGPSLAGMALIPSIIGAVIVVIITSFVLSKTNN from the coding sequence ATGGGACTTATTTGGACATTACTCGTTGGTGCACTTATTGGTGTTATTGCTGGAGCTCTTACTAAAAGAGGTGGATCAATGGGCTGGATTGCTAACATTGCAGCTGGTTTAATTGGTTCTTACGTTGGTCAAGCCCTACTTGGTACATGGGGACCTTCATTAGCTGGTATGGCTTTGATTCCATCTATTATTGGTGCAGTTATCGTCGTGATTATCACATCTTTTGTACTAAGCAAAACTAATAACTAG